The Virgibacillus phasianinus genome includes a window with the following:
- a CDS encoding Mur ligase family protein, which yields MKLDQLLKSIDVINNSEVASIDIEGVAYHSQMVSDNYMFVCVKGREVDGHSFISDAEKRGAKVAVVEDLQDGVNIPQIVVKDTRQALAQIGSNFYHQPSKHLKMIGITATNGKTSTSYMTNAIFENAGLKTGLIGTVTVKIDDHSISSKLTTPESLDLQYYLNQMVEKNVSHVSMEVSSAALEMQRVNTVHYDIVALNNVSREHIDTHGSFERYFEVKSSLIRDADEESFAVLNLDNPYAASLVDQTKAKVITFGIENKDGHIHCKGIDLTTGRATFKVEILKPFKTSIKKFQPSTFDIALDVPGLHSVYNAMVAITIALLSDIPITTIQRTLKEFLGVPRRFEFIYEDEIKIVDDHFANPGNINVTLGTLQQMAYNNLHIVYAIRGSRGVVINRENAEAVVEHASKLGLHQITATKSVSHVTAQDEVTDKELEVFLDVMEQANINVTVFDELPNAIHHALADTAKDDLVLLAGCQGMDYGAGIALGQLYKENVADNKGTIQ from the coding sequence ATGAAATTAGATCAATTGTTAAAGTCAATTGATGTCATCAATAATAGTGAGGTAGCTTCTATTGACATTGAAGGCGTCGCTTATCATTCACAAATGGTCTCTGACAATTACATGTTTGTTTGTGTGAAAGGAAGAGAAGTAGATGGGCATAGTTTCATATCAGATGCTGAGAAACGGGGCGCAAAGGTTGCTGTTGTAGAGGATTTGCAGGATGGTGTAAATATCCCGCAAATTGTGGTGAAAGACACAAGACAAGCCCTGGCGCAAATTGGAAGTAATTTCTACCATCAGCCTTCTAAACATTTAAAGATGATTGGAATCACTGCTACCAATGGAAAAACGAGCACGTCCTATATGACGAATGCCATTTTTGAAAATGCTGGCTTAAAGACAGGATTAATTGGCACTGTCACGGTAAAAATTGATGACCATTCCATCTCATCGAAACTTACTACTCCTGAATCATTGGATTTACAGTATTATTTAAATCAAATGGTAGAAAAGAATGTATCTCATGTAAGTATGGAGGTATCATCAGCTGCACTGGAGATGCAACGTGTTAACACTGTTCATTATGATATTGTAGCGCTTAACAATGTGAGCCGTGAACACATAGATACACATGGCTCTTTTGAGAGATACTTTGAAGTCAAGTCCAGTTTAATTCGTGATGCCGATGAGGAGAGCTTTGCAGTGCTGAATTTGGACAATCCTTATGCTGCCTCGCTGGTCGATCAAACAAAGGCCAAAGTGATAACTTTTGGCATTGAAAACAAGGATGGTCATATACATTGTAAAGGTATTGATTTAACAACTGGGAGAGCTACATTTAAAGTGGAGATTTTAAAACCGTTCAAAACGAGTATAAAGAAATTTCAACCAAGCACTTTTGATATTGCGTTAGATGTTCCCGGTTTGCATTCCGTTTACAATGCAATGGTTGCAATTACAATCGCCTTGTTGAGCGACATTCCAATTACAACCATTCAGCGAACACTTAAAGAATTCCTCGGGGTGCCAAGAAGATTTGAATTTATTTATGAAGATGAAATCAAGATAGTGGATGATCATTTCGCTAATCCGGGAAATATAAACGTTACTTTAGGAACCCTGCAGCAGATGGCTTATAACAATCTCCATATTGTATATGCCATTAGGGGCAGCAGGGGAGTTGTGATAAACAGGGAAAATGCGGAGGCGGTCGTTGAACATGCATCAAAACTTGGTCTCCATCAGATAACCGCAACAAAGAGCGTCTCCCATGTAACAGCTCAGGACGAGGTCACGGATAAGGAATTGGAAGTATTTTTGGATGTAATGGAACAAGCAAATATTAATGTTACGGTATTTGATGAACTCCCGAATGCAATACACCATGCTCTCGCTGATACGGCCAAAGATGACCTTGTATTATTGGCAGGTTGTCAAGGTATGGATTATGGAGCTGGAATTGCCTTGGGCCAATTATATAAAGAAAATGTTGCAGATAATAAAGGAACAATTCAGTAA
- a CDS encoding UDP-N-acetylmuramoyl-L-alanyl-D-glutamate--2,6-diaminopimelate ligase codes for MLLSSVVQGLEWNNIEGNLDRKVEAIAYDSRDVVNDSLFVAISGFAVDGHQFIANAVEQGATTIILEKETPVRGDVTVIKVENSRDALARISANFYGNPTEKLNLVGITGTNGKTSTTYFIKSIFEQAKRSTGLIGTTGTMIGDQHIKNKNTTPESLNLQQFFSKMADTQTDNCIMEVSSHALNLRRVAYSDFNIGIFTNLSPDHLELHKDMDEYFEAKAMLFDLTKECNIVNVDDEYGRRLIQRVKDYGTVLLTYGINQKADIYPTNIRYSFDGTTYTVNTPSGSAEITVNLPGDIYVYNSLAAIACAYASDISLAEIQQGILKVTGIKGRMETVYKEQDYKVIVDFSHTEAALEKALNTLRPFVKGKLVLVFGVYADESDQGKEKRVGMSHTASKYADFSVVTSDNPKKHDQMLIIDEIAAAMDSFNGQYKAIPDREEAINYAIEASDKDDTILIAGKGHETTQIIGDQELPFNEREIVLKALKRKKQIVRS; via the coding sequence ATGTTATTATCCTCTGTAGTACAAGGACTCGAATGGAATAACATAGAAGGTAACTTGGATAGAAAGGTGGAGGCTATTGCCTACGACTCAAGGGATGTCGTGAACGACAGTCTATTTGTCGCAATTTCCGGCTTTGCTGTTGACGGCCATCAGTTTATTGCCAATGCAGTAGAACAAGGTGCAACAACCATTATTCTTGAAAAAGAAACGCCAGTGCGGGGGGATGTAACGGTAATAAAAGTTGAGAATTCACGGGATGCCCTGGCACGAATCTCAGCGAACTTTTACGGGAATCCTACTGAAAAGCTGAACCTGGTTGGAATAACTGGGACAAATGGCAAGACCTCCACAACATACTTTATAAAATCTATTTTTGAACAAGCAAAAAGGTCAACGGGGCTAATTGGTACAACAGGAACAATGATTGGTGATCAGCATATTAAAAATAAAAATACTACACCGGAATCATTGAATCTTCAACAGTTCTTCTCAAAAATGGCGGATACACAAACAGACAATTGCATTATGGAGGTTTCTTCACATGCGCTTAACCTAAGACGGGTTGCCTACAGTGACTTCAATATAGGGATTTTTACAAACCTGTCTCCAGATCATTTGGAATTGCATAAGGACATGGACGAGTATTTTGAAGCGAAGGCAATGCTGTTTGATCTAACAAAGGAATGCAATATTGTTAATGTGGACGATGAATATGGTAGAAGGCTTATCCAGCGAGTTAAGGATTATGGTACGGTTTTACTTACTTATGGTATCAATCAAAAAGCAGATATTTATCCTACAAATATCCGTTACTCATTTGATGGGACCACCTATACGGTAAACACTCCTTCGGGAAGTGCGGAAATTACCGTCAATTTGCCTGGTGATATCTATGTGTATAATAGTTTAGCTGCAATTGCCTGTGCATATGCGAGTGATATTTCTTTAGCTGAAATTCAGCAGGGAATATTGAAAGTGACAGGAATTAAAGGGAGAATGGAAACTGTTTATAAGGAACAAGATTACAAAGTGATTGTCGATTTCTCTCATACGGAAGCAGCTTTGGAAAAAGCATTGAATACATTGCGTCCCTTCGTTAAAGGCAAATTGGTACTAGTATTTGGCGTCTATGCAGATGAAAGTGATCAGGGAAAAGAAAAACGAGTTGGTATGAGTCACACTGCATCGAAATACGCTGATTTTTCTGTCGTAACATCCGATAATCCAAAGAAACATGATCAAATGTTGATTATTGACGAAATTGCTGCGGCGATGGATAGTTTTAATGGCCAGTATAAAGCTATTCCGGACCGTGAAGAGGCAATTAATTATGCGATTGAAGCCAGTGATAAAGATGATACAATCCTTATCGCTGGAAAAGGTCATGAAACCACACAAATAATTGGTGATCAGGAATTACCGTTTAATGAGAGGGAAATTGTTTTGAAGGCTTTGAAACGGAAAAAGCAAATTGTCCGATCATAG
- a CDS encoding BCCT family transporter, with translation MKKSVIDWPTFIGALFLILAVSIPLILFPEAGASVVDKANNFMTGNFGMLYLLVGLSAFAFLIFVAFSKNGQIKLGNAEDKREFGTFSWAAMLFAAGIGSSILYWGMIEWAYYYQGPPFGIEPGSDKAIQWASSYGMFHWGPIAWAIYTLPALPIAYFYYVRKKPVLKISEAIRPVLGRLVDGPLGVIIDVLFMFGLMGGAGTTLALGTPMIAAGVHDLTGLPITLGLKTAIMLLCTIIFAISAYSGLRRGIKILSDVNLWLAIFVLLFIFVFGPTLFLSETTITSIGLIMDNFFRMATWLEPFQNLAGFTETGFPESWTVFYWAWWVVYAPFVGLFVARISRGRTIREMILGTMIYGTIGCILFFGIMGNFGLYLQLSGGFDVIGFMNENGTPAAIIAILHELPIASFMVTAFTVLAVIFLATTFDSSSYILAAVVQKEVQSEPLRWNRLFWAFTLCLLPLVLMYIGDLETLQTASIVAGFPVIFIMFLLAWSFMKASNSDLRESKGYKPPTIHINRKEILERLRQKNKKRSALEAFQDKDLNRDK, from the coding sequence ATGAAAAAAAGCGTTATTGACTGGCCGACTTTTATTGGAGCATTATTTTTAATTCTTGCTGTATCCATACCTCTGATTCTTTTTCCTGAAGCTGGTGCATCAGTTGTAGATAAAGCTAATAACTTTATGACTGGCAACTTTGGAATGCTGTACCTATTAGTAGGATTATCGGCATTTGCATTCCTGATTTTTGTAGCATTTAGCAAAAATGGACAAATAAAGCTTGGAAATGCAGAAGATAAAAGAGAATTTGGAACCTTTTCCTGGGCGGCAATGTTGTTCGCAGCAGGAATTGGCTCAAGTATCCTATATTGGGGCATGATTGAGTGGGCTTATTATTATCAAGGACCGCCATTTGGAATTGAACCCGGATCTGATAAAGCAATCCAGTGGGCCTCTTCTTATGGGATGTTTCATTGGGGTCCGATTGCTTGGGCTATCTACACCTTGCCAGCATTGCCAATTGCTTACTTTTACTATGTTCGTAAAAAACCTGTACTTAAAATTAGTGAAGCAATACGTCCAGTTTTAGGCAGACTTGTTGATGGGCCGCTTGGTGTTATAATAGATGTTCTCTTTATGTTTGGATTAATGGGTGGCGCTGGAACCACATTAGCACTAGGAACACCGATGATAGCAGCAGGCGTTCACGATCTAACCGGGCTTCCAATCACCCTTGGTTTAAAAACAGCAATCATGCTACTTTGTACGATTATTTTCGCAATCAGCGCCTACTCCGGTTTACGCCGGGGAATCAAAATATTAAGTGATGTCAATTTATGGCTAGCAATATTTGTATTGTTATTCATCTTTGTTTTTGGACCAACGCTGTTTTTAAGCGAAACAACGATAACCAGCATTGGGCTGATTATGGACAATTTCTTCCGCATGGCTACGTGGCTAGAACCATTTCAGAATTTGGCAGGATTTACTGAAACGGGATTCCCTGAATCGTGGACTGTATTTTACTGGGCCTGGTGGGTTGTATATGCACCTTTTGTCGGGTTGTTTGTCGCGCGGATATCACGCGGAAGAACAATTCGGGAAATGATTCTCGGTACGATGATTTATGGAACAATAGGCTGTATTCTTTTCTTTGGAATTATGGGTAACTTTGGCCTGTATTTGCAATTAAGCGGTGGTTTCGATGTCATTGGATTTATGAATGAGAATGGTACACCAGCAGCAATTATTGCCATTCTTCATGAGTTACCAATTGCATCTTTTATGGTTACTGCATTCACCGTTTTAGCGGTGATATTCTTAGCAACAACGTTTGACTCCTCATCTTATATATTAGCAGCAGTTGTGCAAAAAGAAGTTCAATCGGAGCCATTAAGATGGAATCGATTATTCTGGGCATTCACACTATGTCTATTGCCACTTGTTCTCATGTACATCGGCGACCTGGAAACATTGCAAACAGCCAGCATTGTCGCTGGTTTTCCAGTGATCTTTATCATGTTCCTGCTGGCATGGTCATTTATGAAGGCATCAAACAGTGACCTCAGAGAATCGAAAGGCTACAAGCCACCAACGATTCACATAAACCGCAAAGAAATTCTGGAACGGTTACGACAAAAGAACAAGAAACGATCAGCTCTGGAAGCTTTCCAGGACAAAGATTTAAACCGTGATAAATAA
- a CDS encoding phenylacetate--CoA ligase family protein — translation MFNEKMETLSREDMNDLQLTKLQQTVQRVDNHVSFYQAKFNELGIEPEDIQSLDDIRKLPFTEKKDLRNHYPYGFFASPMDDIIRLHASSGTSGKPTVVGYTQKDIDDWAEIVARSIVSAGGKAGDVMHNSYGYGLFTGGLGLHLGGEKLGITTVPVSGGNTKRQILLIEDLKPKVICATPSYALRIAEQMEEEGKDPRATSLKYGIFGSEPWSDEMRITLEEKLNIKAVDIYGLSEVVGPGVAIECHEHQDGLHIQEDHFLVEVIDPHTLEALPDGEYGELVFTSLEKEAFPIIRYRTGDIASITREMCRCGRSTTRMSRIKGRIGDMLIIRGVNVFPSEMERILLQVKELAPYYQVYVRKDGHMDSVELQVELSEMTFQACERDPEHVKVLGLKKQIQAMIKEECLVTIDVNVLSPKSIPRSEGKAVRIVDQRTRQTI, via the coding sequence ATTTTTAATGAGAAAATGGAAACATTGAGCCGGGAGGACATGAATGACCTGCAGCTAACGAAATTACAGCAAACTGTACAACGAGTGGACAATCATGTTTCATTTTATCAAGCAAAGTTTAATGAACTGGGAATTGAACCCGAAGATATTCAGTCCTTGGATGATATCCGGAAACTTCCGTTTACGGAAAAAAAGGATTTACGAAACCATTACCCGTATGGATTTTTTGCCTCGCCCATGGACGATATCATTCGCTTGCACGCATCCTCGGGGACAAGCGGTAAGCCTACTGTTGTCGGATATACACAAAAAGATATTGATGATTGGGCAGAAATTGTAGCAAGGTCTATTGTTTCGGCAGGTGGCAAAGCCGGTGACGTTATGCACAATTCCTATGGGTATGGCCTGTTTACTGGTGGTCTTGGCCTTCATCTCGGTGGTGAGAAACTTGGAATTACGACAGTGCCTGTGTCAGGCGGGAATACCAAACGGCAAATTCTTTTAATAGAGGATTTAAAGCCAAAAGTTATCTGTGCAACACCCTCGTATGCACTGCGCATTGCAGAGCAAATGGAAGAAGAGGGGAAAGATCCGCGGGCAACAAGTTTGAAATATGGCATTTTTGGTTCAGAACCATGGTCAGATGAAATGCGGATTACATTGGAAGAAAAGCTGAACATCAAAGCTGTGGATATATACGGACTTAGCGAGGTCGTTGGACCAGGCGTAGCGATTGAATGCCATGAACATCAAGATGGATTACATATTCAGGAGGACCATTTTCTTGTCGAGGTAATTGATCCCCATACATTAGAAGCACTGCCGGACGGTGAATATGGGGAACTTGTATTCACAAGCTTGGAGAAGGAAGCTTTTCCAATAATCCGCTATCGAACAGGAGATATTGCTTCTATTACCCGGGAAATGTGCAGGTGTGGACGGTCGACAACCCGTATGTCACGCATCAAAGGCCGCATTGGTGACATGCTTATTATTCGCGGCGTTAACGTATTTCCTTCTGAAATGGAACGTATCTTATTGCAGGTTAAAGAGTTAGCTCCGTATTATCAGGTCTATGTAAGGAAAGATGGGCATATGGACAGCGTAGAACTTCAAGTTGAATTATCCGAGATGACGTTCCAAGCATGCGAGCGTGACCCGGAACATGTTAAGGTTCTAGGTTTAAAGAAACAGATACAGGCCATGATCAAAGAGGAATGTCTGGTAACAATTGATGTGAATGTGCTGTCGCCAAAGTCAATTCCAAGGTCAGAAGGAAAAGCTGTCCGGATCGTGGACCAACGAACAAGGCAAACAATATAG
- a CDS encoding gamma carbonic anhydrase family protein: MIYRYKDQSPRIHETAYIADGAKVIGDVEIGAYSTVLFHVVLRGDEGPIRIGERCNIQENSMCHLYEKFPLTLEDEVSVGHNAIIHGCTLRKGSLVGMGATVLDGAEIGEYSIVGANSLVPSGKIIPPRSLVLGSPGKVVRTLTDKDMEMIEETINTYVQKGQEFQRIDVLEEIK; encoded by the coding sequence ATGATTTATCGATATAAAGATCAATCTCCAAGAATCCATGAAACGGCTTATATTGCCGATGGTGCCAAGGTAATCGGTGATGTGGAGATTGGAGCGTACTCAACTGTCCTGTTCCATGTTGTGCTCAGAGGTGATGAAGGACCAATCCGGATTGGTGAACGCTGTAATATACAAGAAAATTCAATGTGCCACCTTTATGAGAAGTTTCCGTTAACCCTGGAGGACGAGGTATCTGTCGGCCATAATGCTATCATTCATGGATGTACATTAAGAAAAGGATCCCTAGTAGGTATGGGTGCGACAGTGTTAGATGGAGCCGAAATAGGGGAGTATTCAATCGTTGGAGCTAATAGCCTAGTTCCTTCAGGTAAAATTATTCCGCCTCGTTCACTTGTGTTAGGATCACCGGGAAAGGTGGTCCGTACATTAACAGATAAAGATATGGAAATGATTGAGGAAACGATTAATACGTATGTTCAGAAGGGACAGGAGTTTCAGAGAATAGACGTACTTGAAGAAATTAAATAA
- the paaX gene encoding phenylacetic acid degradation operon negative regulatory protein PaaX, producing the protein MEKVFNTRSMIFTLYGDYISHYGNVIWIGSLIRLLKEFGHNEQSVRAAISRMNKQGWVQSEKKGNKSYYSLTDRGRARMDEASKRIYKLESKAWDGIWRMLIYTIPEEKRHLRDELRQELIWSGFGLLSTSCWITPNPMEQQIHDLINKYDVASYVTFFQAKYEGMSDHHSLVNKCWDLDEINARYTQFIEEYSQEYKLDKQKIANGDMSDGSCFVKRSLLVHQYRKFLFIDPSLPKELLPGKWIGDAAADLFTDYYHILEKPATRFFESVFEN; encoded by the coding sequence ATGGAAAAGGTATTTAATACGCGTTCTATGATTTTTACTTTATATGGAGATTATATTAGTCATTATGGCAATGTGATTTGGATTGGCAGTTTAATTCGTTTGCTTAAGGAATTCGGACATAATGAACAATCTGTACGTGCAGCCATATCACGCATGAACAAGCAGGGATGGGTTCAATCAGAAAAAAAGGGGAATAAGAGCTATTATTCGTTGACAGACCGCGGAAGGGCCCGGATGGACGAAGCCTCTAAGCGAATTTATAAATTGGAGTCAAAAGCCTGGGATGGCATTTGGAGAATGCTTATCTACACCATTCCTGAAGAAAAGCGCCATCTTCGGGATGAATTGAGACAGGAATTGATATGGAGTGGCTTTGGCCTTCTATCAACTAGCTGTTGGATTACACCAAATCCTATGGAACAACAAATTCATGATTTAATTAACAAGTATGATGTCGCATCATATGTTACCTTCTTTCAAGCAAAGTACGAAGGAATGAGCGACCACCATAGCTTAGTTAATAAATGCTGGGATTTAGACGAAATTAATGCACGGTACACCCAATTTATCGAAGAATACAGTCAGGAATATAAGCTGGACAAACAAAAAATTGCTAATGGGGATATGAGTGATGGGAGTTGCTTCGTTAAACGTTCATTACTCGTCCATCAGTATCGAAAGTTTTTGTTCATTGATCCTAGTTTGCCTAAAGAACTATTGCCTGGGAAATGGATTGGCGATGCGGCTGCCGATCTGTTTACGGATTATTACCATATTCTTGAAAAACCAGCCACCCGCTTTTTTGAATCCGTTTTTGAGAATTAA
- the paaA gene encoding 1,2-phenylacetyl-CoA epoxidase subunit PaaA — translation MYNYIEDGDAVANTHGDDPEKYAAFMARIEAGEKIETDDWMPDEYRQSLIKLISMHGISEIMGALPEKEWTPKAPTLRRKLGIMAKVQDEMGHGQLLLRVTEDLMKPYGKNRENLMQDLLNGDLKFHNVFHMPTKTWADAGMVGWLVDGAAIISQTNMLDASYGPYQRALQRICAEEVFHAQHGESIIMALAEGTNEQREILQESLNRWWPSLLMFFGPGSASTTGSSKQDVMMKYRIRKSSNEELRQAFLDKYLPRVFSLGLTVPDETVHYDKDEEKWIYKQPDWDEFKQIIKNKGPRSKQRLRLREIAYENNRWVRQALAPEPVRS, via the coding sequence ATGTATAACTATATTGAGGATGGGGATGCAGTAGCGAATACTCATGGGGACGATCCTGAAAAGTATGCTGCCTTCATGGCTCGTATTGAAGCAGGGGAAAAGATTGAAACCGATGACTGGATGCCTGACGAGTATCGTCAATCACTGATTAAACTTATTTCCATGCATGGAATCAGTGAAATCATGGGCGCATTACCTGAAAAAGAATGGACCCCTAAAGCACCTACCTTAAGAAGAAAGCTGGGCATTATGGCAAAGGTGCAGGATGAAATGGGCCATGGTCAGCTGCTGCTTCGCGTGACAGAAGATTTGATGAAACCTTACGGAAAAAACAGAGAAAACCTGATGCAAGATTTATTAAATGGTGATCTAAAATTTCATAACGTATTTCATATGCCAACGAAAACATGGGCAGATGCCGGTATGGTTGGCTGGCTTGTTGACGGGGCAGCAATTATTTCCCAGACAAACATGCTGGATGCCTCATATGGCCCATATCAAAGAGCGCTTCAACGCATTTGTGCAGAAGAAGTTTTTCACGCGCAGCACGGTGAATCAATCATTATGGCATTAGCCGAGGGTACAAACGAACAAAGAGAAATTTTACAGGAATCATTAAATCGCTGGTGGCCATCCCTGTTAATGTTTTTCGGACCAGGATCCGCATCAACAACAGGTTCTTCAAAACAGGATGTGATGATGAAATACCGGATTCGTAAAAGTTCAAATGAAGAGCTGCGGCAGGCCTTTCTGGACAAATATTTACCAAGGGTATTCTCACTTGGTTTAACCGTTCCTGATGAAACCGTGCATTACGACAAGGATGAGGAAAAGTGGATATACAAGCAGCCCGATTGGGACGAATTCAAACAAATTATTAAAAATAAAGGGCCACGTTCAAAACAGCGCCTGCGTTTACGGGAAATTGCCTATGAAAATAATCGGTGGGTCAGGCAGGCATTAGCACCTGAGCCTGTTCGTTCATAG
- the paaB gene encoding 1,2-phenylacetyl-CoA epoxidase subunit PaaB has product MENHDGSNFYQEYEVFSKKSVKAKVQHQFSLLAPNEEMALNMAVENFMRREDVLDVWVVKRSNIRSMTSEERQGWTKRLDNKDYRTTKGYGYLRKKWRDKEQGMLDEQEILSWKEVKKP; this is encoded by the coding sequence ATGGAAAATCATGATGGATCTAACTTTTACCAAGAATATGAAGTGTTTAGCAAGAAAAGTGTCAAAGCAAAAGTTCAGCATCAATTCAGTCTGCTGGCACCAAATGAAGAAATGGCACTTAACATGGCTGTTGAAAACTTTATGCGCAGGGAAGACGTATTGGACGTGTGGGTTGTGAAGCGCAGTAACATTCGTTCAATGACAAGTGAAGAGCGCCAAGGTTGGACAAAACGGCTCGATAACAAAGACTACCGCACAACAAAAGGCTACGGCTACCTGCGTAAAAAGTGGCGCGACAAGGAACAGGGTATGTTAGACGAACAAGAAATACTGTCGTGGAAAGAGGTGAAAAAGCCATGA
- the paaC gene encoding 1,2-phenylacetyl-CoA epoxidase subunit PaaC, producing MTIRETAADAKQDPSYLKALTELLYQLADDDFITSFRGSEWLGLAPHIEEDVAYSSITQNTMGHAVLFYDLLEELGAGKADVLAHERPPKERRNGIYLEKKNGEGSYLEEPYYDWALTVVRNYLYETFKKTKLEAVATSSYQPLAMVAQKVLMEQTYHLAHWKMWLKQLQGSNDDARKRIQSRIKEAWNEFQDVLELGSESQSMEQFNLITGEQIVKERWLEDVTATLNNIPDAPLDKRYGSGRNGEHTADLEQALGILAEVYVSDKQAIW from the coding sequence ATGACAATAAGGGAGACAGCAGCAGATGCCAAACAGGATCCATCCTATTTAAAAGCGTTAACCGAATTACTCTATCAACTGGCGGACGATGACTTTATCACTTCTTTCCGTGGCTCTGAATGGTTGGGCTTAGCACCACATATTGAGGAGGATGTTGCTTATTCTTCCATCACCCAAAATACAATGGGGCACGCGGTTCTGTTTTATGACTTGTTGGAAGAACTTGGCGCGGGGAAGGCTGACGTACTTGCCCATGAACGTCCACCGAAAGAACGACGTAACGGAATTTACCTTGAAAAGAAAAATGGGGAAGGTTCCTATTTGGAAGAGCCTTATTATGATTGGGCCTTAACTGTGGTACGAAATTATCTCTATGAAACATTTAAAAAGACAAAATTGGAAGCGGTTGCAACCAGTTCTTACCAGCCACTTGCAATGGTGGCGCAAAAAGTATTAATGGAACAAACATACCATCTGGCGCATTGGAAAATGTGGCTGAAACAGCTTCAAGGGTCAAATGATGATGCAAGGAAACGAATCCAGTCCCGAATAAAGGAAGCCTGGAATGAATTTCAGGATGTTCTGGAACTAGGGTCAGAGTCGCAATCCATGGAACAATTTAACTTAATCACAGGGGAACAAATTGTAAAGGAAAGATGGCTGGAAGATGTTACAGCGACATTGAACAACATACCCGATGCACCATTAGACAAGAGATATGGTAGCGGCAGGAATGGTGAACATACAGCAGATCTCGAGCAGGCTCTGGGAATATTAGCTGAAGTGTATGTAAGTGATAAGCAAGCAATATGGTAA
- the paaD gene encoding 1,2-phenylacetyl-CoA epoxidase subunit PaaD: protein MKDNQRQTEILAVLKTVDDPELPSVSVFDLGMVHDVVVLQSRVFISMVPTFAGCPALEIIEANVQKAVDAVDWVKECQVEFSFKHNWSTDSITAVGRENLKKHGISPPPKNYHPGEEWTVDCPYCGSDYTSMDNVFGPTACRSILYCGSCKNPFEAMKPVIKQSIIQN, encoded by the coding sequence GTGAAGGATAATCAAAGACAAACGGAAATTTTAGCTGTGTTAAAAACAGTGGATGACCCGGAGCTTCCCTCTGTCAGTGTTTTTGACCTTGGCATGGTTCATGATGTTGTAGTGCTTCAAAGCCGGGTTTTTATTTCCATGGTTCCTACTTTTGCAGGGTGTCCAGCACTTGAGATAATTGAAGCAAATGTACAGAAGGCCGTAGATGCTGTTGATTGGGTTAAGGAATGCCAGGTTGAATTTTCCTTTAAGCATAATTGGTCGACAGATTCAATCACCGCTGTTGGAAGAGAAAATCTCAAGAAACACGGCATTTCTCCCCCACCTAAAAACTATCATCCGGGAGAAGAATGGACCGTTGATTGTCCGTATTGCGGATCTGACTATACATCGATGGATAATGTGTTTGGACCAACTGCGTGCAGAAGTATTCTGTATTGCGGATCATGTAAAAATCCATTTGAAGCTATGAAACCAGTAATCAAGCAATCTATCATACAAAATTAG
- a CDS encoding EthD family reductase, whose product MVKLIALYKQPEDKEAFDEHYFQTHTPITKQIPGLREMKVTRIVGSPMGKSDYYLLCEMFYDDHDSLQKAMKTDEGKASGKDVMKFAGDIVTLMIGEELDD is encoded by the coding sequence ATGGTTAAATTAATCGCCTTATATAAACAGCCGGAGGATAAGGAAGCCTTTGACGAACATTACTTTCAGACGCATACTCCAATTACAAAACAAATACCCGGTTTAAGAGAAATGAAAGTGACCAGGATTGTTGGTTCCCCAATGGGAAAAAGTGATTATTATCTGTTATGTGAAATGTTTTACGACGATCATGATTCCCTGCAGAAGGCCATGAAGACAGATGAAGGAAAAGCTTCCGGAAAGGATGTTATGAAGTTTGCAGGGGATATAGTCACGTTAATGATCGGTGAAGAACTCGATGACTAA